A DNA window from Polyodon spathula isolate WHYD16114869_AA chromosome 34, ASM1765450v1, whole genome shotgun sequence contains the following coding sequences:
- the LOC121303641 gene encoding probable G-protein coupled receptor 83 translates to MLVVLVFAVCWFPLNCFLVLSSSKVISVNNTLYSAFHWLAMSSTCYNPFIYCWLNNKFRTGFKSLLQICAWERDPGQVALPVVSLEEGRRMAWPEAEGRRMSNVDLGRPHPSTSRMMSEVHGLGIEMGRIGGSTSAETE, encoded by the exons ATGCTGGTGGTGCTGGTGTTTGCCGTCTGCTGGTTCCCCCTCAACTGCTTCTTGGTCCTCTCCTCCAGCAAGGTCATAAGTGTCAACAACACCCTCTACTCTGCCTTCCACTGGCTTGCCATGAGCAGCACCTGCTACAACCCTTTCATCTACTGCTGGCTCAACAACAAGTTCCGCACCGGGTTCAAGTCCCTGCTCCAGATCTGCGCCTGGGAGAGGGACCCTGGCCAGGTCGCCCTTCCCGTTGTGTCCCTGGAAGAAGGGAGAAGGATGGCATGGCCCGAGGCTGAAGGAAGGAGGATGTCTAACGTGGATCTGGGCAGACCTCACCCATCCACCTCCAGAATGATGTCCGAGGTCCACGGTTTGGGCATCGAAATGG GGAGGATTGGAGGAAGTACCTCAGCTGAAACAGAGTAA